In Miscanthus floridulus cultivar M001 chromosome 19, ASM1932011v1, whole genome shotgun sequence, the DNA window GCCACGGTCTGCTGTACGGTTGCCTTCCGCCGCGGGAGCTCGCAGCGGCAGAGCGGGCAGGTCCGGTGCGAGCGCAGCCACACGTCGACGCAGTCCACGTGGAAGAGGTGCCGGCACGCGGGGAGCTGCCGCACCATCTCGCCGGCCCGCACGTCCTCGAGGCACACCGCGCACAGCACGGCGCTCCCGCGTGGTGGCTGCCGCTCCCCCTCGCTCGCCGCCGCGGGCTGCTGGGCCGGCGCCGGCTGGAACGGGAACGACGGCAGCGTGGCGACGCCCGCCGCGTCGGACAGCCCGCACGCGCAAAGGCGTCGCGCCAGGCGTGCGGGCGCCGGAGCCTGAGGCGGCGCCGAGGCGGCCAGAGCCTGGAACCCGCACGAGACAAGCCCGCCGAGGAAGATGAGCACGAGCATGATCGCCGTCGGGCCGAGGATGACGTAGATCTTGGTGGGGAAGGCGCTGTCGCCGCTGGCGCGGTAGAGCAGGGAGAGCACCCCGCAGAGGAGCATCAGCGACACGAACGAGGCCAGTAGCAGGGAGCAGAGGCGGATGTCGGCTTCGTCGGGCGCCGTGCGGCCCGCCGCCAGCAGGCTCGAACGGTGCACGCTCGGCATGCTTGCTCGGCGCATGTAGCTAGTGCCGCTGCAGGATCCAGTCGATGGCTATGAAGTGTGCCGAGTGATCTTGCAGCTAGCAGAACTCAGTCTCTCCTTGGATGGGAACTGGAACTGTGCTGGTACGTGCTGTATTATAGACTGTAGCTAGTAGACGTTTTTGTTAGGTCTTCATCTCTTGACAAAGTCTGTAATGGTAGAGGGAGACGCTATTTCGAGCGGAAGGACACACTTTTCGCACGATCAACTCAGACGGAGCTAGCCGCACGCAacgtttctttctctctttccttTCTTGTGGCTCGTTCGTTCGACAAGGTAGCCCCGGGCGAGATGCGGTGCACCTCACTGGCACGGCCAAGGCATGTATCGTTCAACGGTCGTGACGAATCTTGTTTGTGATCCTCAGTACCCCAAAACATCACTTTGGATAGCTTCGTAACCATCAGCACAACTGCACAATGTAGCAGTGTCACTGCTGGATTCAGGTTctagattgcactcggcaaagcctttgccgagtgcggcactcggcaaagcacacacggcaaaaaaattgatcggcaaagcactctttgtcaagtgtattttatcggacactcggcaaagaaaagcgaccgtcacggcgccggtcccgttgacggtcactttgccgagtgtcaaccctgcaggcactcggcaaaagatttttttaattttttttaaaaatttctttgccgagtgccaacccgtgaggcgctcggcaaagatttttttaaaaaaaaaattctttgccgagtgccaaaccatgaggcactcggcaaagagcttttatttttttttgaaaattttctttgccgagtgccaaccctctaggcactcggcaaagattttttatttttttaaaaaaaaatctttgccgagcgccagctcggaaggcactcggcaaagagcttttatttttttttgaaaattttctttgccgagtgccacccctttaggcactcggcaaagattttttatttttttaaaaaaaaattctttgccgagcgccaacccggaaggcactcggcaaagagcttttattttttttttgaaaattttctttgccgagtgccaacacgccaagcactcggcaaagtttaatttttttttaatttctttgccgagtgttatagtcacaacactcggcaaagctggaaaatctgttttctggtcgcccatttcgccagctttgccgagtgttgtgaccattgcgctcggcaaatgggtcctttgtcgagtgcaacactcggcaaagtgaccaaaaacggcaaattttattttatttttgtattCCATCgtgacaaatacattcatacaagcatatatcacatatatatctcatccatcacatatatatctcatccatcgcatatatatctcatccatcatatatatatctcatccatccacacatccatccgcccatatcacatccatcacaatatataataataagtgctcaagtccatccaaataagtttacaagtccatcaaagtccacaagtatatcacaagtctatcaccaagtgaacaacaaatgtaaaaaatacaacatgcactcatctcggccactgcgactgtggtgaaggcccagatgcatcattcgtaggtgcatgagata includes these proteins:
- the LOC136529944 gene encoding RING-H2 finger protein ATL32-like, translating into MRRASMPSVHRSSLLAAGRTAPDEADIRLCSLLLASFVSLMLLCGVLSLLYRASGDSAFPTKIYVILGPTAIMLVLIFLGGLVSCGFQALAASAPPQAPAPARLARRLCACGLSDAAGVATLPSFPFQPAPAQQPAAASEGERQPPRGSAVLCAVCLEDVRAGEMVRQLPACRHLFHVDCVDVWLRSHRTCPLCRCELPRRKATVQQTVAVTPATPEVVPLPPV